In Populus nigra chromosome 1, ddPopNigr1.1, whole genome shotgun sequence, one genomic interval encodes:
- the LOC133700900 gene encoding uncharacterized protein LOC133700900 yields MERIGPYRVELDESYRPLPAVYLALLFIWFLSACSWTFNTYKNRHFSTINLQWTLASVPLIKALQLTLSFLFWYSCFYYQICSLWMSFGVYVTGVLFQTAYFVSFILISHGYCIMYEHLSISDRRTTAALGCVYYLTLVGYRASVPYFTVLLLLNYLISFSMIFRQISQNLSVLREQLTVVEEEDVQAMYDAVYMKYTMFKKFQGAMQIVVMAETVIHFNVDTSSVNYWLRLLVREWAQFCIFLYIGWTFRSQDRAPRFSVMPKSKGELMVPPIYTIEMDAETFKEFSCREWHIGVPTSATYDKGLSDPIVVVVQHPHPHPHRLPTGTSS; encoded by the exons ATGGAAAGAATCGGACCGTATCGGGTCGAACTGGACGAATCGTATCGGCCTCTCCCTGCAGTGTACCTGGCTTTACTCTTTATATGGTTTCTCTCCGCTTGCTCCTGGACTTTCAATACCTATAAAAACCGCCACTTTTCG ACGATCAATTTGCAGTGGACACTAGCATCTGTGCCATTGATTAAAGCTTTGCAACTCACACTGTCATTCCTCTTCTG GTATTCTTGCTTTTATTATCAGATATGTTCTCTGTGGATGTCATTTGGGGTGTATGTAACTGGAGTGCTCTTTCAGACAGCttattttgtttcctttataCTAATCTCTCATGGTTACTGCATCATGTATGAGCACCTTTCCATATCTGACCGCCGTACCACAGCTGCACTTGGATGTGTCTATTACCTAACTCTTGTAGGGTACAGAGCTTCTGTACCATACTTCACA GTCCTGCTGCTGctgaattatttaatttcattctctatGATTTTCCGCCAAATATCTCAAAATTTATCAGTATTACGAGAACAGTTAACTGTTGTTGAGGAAGAGGATGTTCAGGCGATGTATGATGCTGTATATATGAAATATACTATGTTCAA GAAATTTCAGGGTGCGATGCAGATTGTAGTTATGGCAGAAACTGTG aTACACTTTAATGTGGATACTTCTTCTGTGAACTATTGGCTGCGCTTGTTAGTCAGAGAATGGGCACAGTTCTGCATCTTTCTGTATATTGG GTGGACGTTTAGGTCTCAAGACCGGGCACCTCGTTTCTCTGTTATGCCAAAGTCTAAGGGAGAGCTAATGGTGCCTCCCATTTATACTATT GAAATGGATGCAGAGACTTTCAAGGAGTTTAGTTGTCGTGAATGGCACATTGGAGTG CCAACCTCCGCAACTTATGATAAAGGCTTGAGCGATCCCATTGTAGTAGTAGTTCAGCATCCGCATCCGCATCCGCATAGGCTGCCTACAGGCACATCTTCTTGA